The sequence gagtttaaaattggtggttcatcttcaaacaaagcacaatctactttagtccatcTTCCTACTTTTACTAAAgaagatgatgctcaagagaatcaagaagaagagcggtacaacattgccaatgatagaccaaggaggaatattagacaaccacaaaagtatgggcatgctgaatttgttgcttatgcattgtctgttgcagatacaattgaaaataatgAGCCTGTAATATATTCTGAAGCtattgcttcaattgattctacaaaatggttgattaccatgaatgaggagatggaatctcttcataaaaatcagacttgggagcttgtgaagccgagaacagggaagaaaattgttggttgcaaatgggtcttcaagaagaaggaatctgcctcaggtgttgaagatgctaggtacaaggcacgtttggttgcaaagggctataGTCAGGTACaagaaattgattttaatgatgttttctcacctgttgttaagcatagttctattcgtgtcctacttgctttagtttctatgcatgatttggagttggagcaacttgatgtgaaaacaacattcttgcatggtgaactagaagaacatatttatatgcatcaacctgaagggtttgttattgaaggtaaggaggaccatgtatgcctgttgaagaagtccctatatggtttgaaacagtctcctagacagtggtataaaaggtttgattcagtcatggctagttttggatactccaggtgtcaatatggctgttgtgtttatttcagaaagctctctgatgggtcattcatatatttgttgctttatgttgatgatatgttgattgtagcaaaagataggaatgaggtcaataggttgaaggaacaattaagttctgaatttgagatgaaagatttggaggcagcaaggaagatccttggtatggagatcaagagagatagaaaagcagggaagctgtggctatctcaacaaagtacactgagaaggtattgaatcgttttgacATGAAAGATGCCAAGCTTTATGTGGATTAGGAGGGAGACATCAAGGATCCAACAAGGTATAGACAATTGATTGGGAGTTTAATATATTTGACACTAACTCGGCCTGATATTGCTCAAGTGGGTAGTGTAGCAAGCATGTTCATGCAAGCTCCAAAGAAATCTCACCTTGAAGCTGCTCAACGAATTTTGAagtatatatatctatatatatatatatatatatatataaaaggtacCACTGGTTTTGGTATAATGTATAAAAAGGGCGAAGATTTCAAAATGAGTGGTACAAGGAGGTCTACAACAGGCTATCTCTTTAGCCTTGGTTCAGGAGTTGTTTAATGGTGCAACAAAAGATAACCCACTATGTCTTTATCAACCACAGAGGCTGAGTATCGAGCAGCAGCAATGGTTGCACAAGAAAGCACGTGGTTAGTAAGATTGCTTAAGGAGCTTCATCAGTCTGTGGATTACCCAATAAGCTAATATTGTGACAGTGAAGTGCAATTAAGCTTGCTGAAAATCGTGTATTTTATGCCAGGACAAAACATGCTGAGGTGCAACATCATTTTATAAGGGAGAAAGTTTTGAAGATGGAATCCTTTGTTTCGTGCATTGGATGTAGAGACTAGAGGTAAGTGACCAAAATGCAGAGCAAAAGCAGAGAGCAGGTGTGAGAGTGAAAGCGCGAGAGcatcaaaattaaatataacCCAGAAATCAAAAACATTTCCAAAACATGTCTATGTAAGATAGTGAACAACAAAAATACCAGGTTTCATCCAATAACATTTTCATGTAGAGAATTTATTTGGACCAGTCAAAATCATCTCTCCAAACATATTCCCATCCAATGGAGAGGGGCTTTATTTAGAGCGTGCTTTCAAACATTAGAACTTGATGAGAAGGATTGAGTAACTAAGGTTTGGAGTCTAGCTCCACGTACCGCTCCCATACCAACTTAGTGAAAACTTGGTTAGGATCTTTACAAATTCCACAATCACACTCAAACACACCTCTTGTAACTATTCACTCTAATATTACTGTTATTGATCATCGATAGATAGATAGATGTTGGTGGCATTGCCATGTTTTTTCTTCAGAATCCACTTTAATTACTTTTAGTTGAAGTagctttttcattttaattgaaaatgaaCATGGCGTATTCGAGGATATAAAAGTGTTCGGATCGCAGGTCCCTCTTCTTGTTAAGCTTCCacatttatttccatttttcagTTTTGACCCTCCAAAACAGAGAAGGATTGAGTGGGGATAACGTaatgtgtatttatttattttatggaataTGGAACCTACATGATGACTTGGGCAAATCCAAGGCAGGTAAGGTAGCTGTGTAGAAGTAACTATATATGCATCAAAGGATATGATAGGCCTCAAATTCCAAGAATGACTATAAGAATTCATGCAAGTGTTATATTAGTAGAAATGAGAGTAAAAGTAGCTGGATAAATAAACAATGGTCAGGTATCTTGATGGATGGATATTGtccattctttttcttcaatcaaGAAAACAAGGAAAGCTAATTAATGCTAGAAATGGGAAATATAGATGTAGAAAGGATCCAACTCCATATTCCATTCCTTCCAGATTTTGTTCTAAAatgccttcttttttctttttttatttcaagttaGAAGACACTAGacaataattaatttttaagtAAGCTAGGAGTCAAAGATGCTTTAACCGCCCCACCCACCCATCCATCCAATGACCCAAAATGTCTAAGTGAGTCTGCGACGCCTTTATGACCTTTTCCATGACTAGGAAAAGGTCATCAGAGTGGTGAGACTACCCAAAGAAATGAGATCGACTACTTAAAGTTCGGTTTTGGGTTATCCCGTTCTTCAAATTTTGAAGGGGGCGGAGTTGTTAATACTTGTTTTTTCGTTTTGGTTGGGCGTTGTTTTCTGATGAAGGAAGGTATCCCTAAATCCgaatataagagagagagagagagaggggtgatGTATGTATAGCAACACAAATAGGTGCTTCGTGATGTGGTGGAGGAAATTAGGACTGGGAAATCAACAAAGTCACGAAATGACTCATAAGTAAGGAGAAATCAATCtttcttgattttgtttctctattATATATGTACGTATTTGTATTGGTAGGGTTAGTAATATAAGAATGATGAGGGAGGTGCATGGATTGGGTCGGTGGTTTGTGTGTACCTTTCTTCGAATCATATATAAATACATATATGTTGAGTCACCTCCACGCGTCCACCAACTCATCTGTCGGACGGACCTGCTGTCTATTTGAGGACTTTAATCAGTGCAACTGTAAAATACCTTTTGCCCTTTGCACCACCGATGGATCGATCCATCCATCGGGAAGAAAAGTGAGCACCATGTGGCATTGGGAATATATCATATAATAATGGTAAAATGTTTTCTAGGGGagcgtggtcgtggtcgtggtcatGGTCGAGGGCAAAATGATTGGTGCACATCTATGAAAGGGAAAATAACTTTTCTATGGATACTTTATCGTGCATTTCTATTGGTCTTTGCACATGCACATGAACTGCACTCCTTCGCAGGAAACACTTTTCCTATAATATAATACATAGAATATATCAAAAATGACCTCTCTATCTTTCTCTATATATTTTTATTGCACTTCGTTAGTGCATCCTACAACTTACTCACAaggaataaaggagaaaaatttaatagagaaaatagataaaaaaaaatcatttaatttttCAAAGACGAAGCATggcatctttggcttaattgAAGAAGTCCACATACAACTTGTTAGAACATTGTTTATGCTTTCAACTCTAACTTCATCCATTCTTTTATGATCCATAAATACTCACAAGTAGTTAGTGAACTAACCATTATTCCTTCCAActtaaataggaaaaaaaaaaaaaaaatagttgtaACATAATACTCTATTATGATCTCATGAAAGAAACGATAGCGAAAGGGGAATCCCTTCAACCACAACTTAAACCATATAGAAGGCTAAATTTAATGGTAACTTTCCATAGTTTGGGTCATTGATATAAAAACTTAGTTcaaaaaatgatataaaaactATTTACACCTAGATAGTTACCAAATAAATTCTCATTCCATACTCTATTAGACATGGATACTaagcaattttcaaaaaatatatatatatatatatatgtatatattgaaAATGGTTgtcattaataattttttaaaataggacataaacaaaagcataaatgataccaaagatagcctaaaatcatgagagagagagatttgtgaGCTGATTTCAAAGGATCGTTAAAAGCCCTTGAGCTTGAATCTAATAAGATCATCCTAATTTTTTAGGGCTGCATCGATATTTTGGTAATTTGTGACCATGTAGGTCTGGCTATAAATATGTATAGCAAGAATTCATTCTCTACAATACTATGAGAGAGACATGAAGACTACCAGTGTAATTATGTTCTTCATTGATAATGCAGTAAGTCTCATCTAACCATAGATATAGACAATCTTACCAAACTACATAATTCTTAGATTGTTTTCTACcaacaatcataaataaattattaaattgTATGATTAATTGTTTGTGATTTCCATTTGTATCATTTTGGATTTGCGTATTTACAAATAGTAATTCAACCGAGAAATAGCATATCACCAATTTAACTTTCACAACTCCTCACGCTTCCATAAACATCTAAGCTTGGCACCCTACCCTATAAAATTTAAAGcataaaaataacataaaataatgaaaatatgCCTTTGCCAACAAAACCCTTAATTCTTCCCTCTTTCCCCATCCATCCTCTCCCAGTCCCTTATATCAACTCCCTATAAATCTGCGTAGCCTCCCTTCCATCGGTTCTCCCCCACCTCTCTGCATGTGCTTTGGAAGCATAGAGATAATACTTTATTAGTTTGGCATTAACAAAACTAATACCGGACAGTACCGGCCAGTGCTCTTCACTTGCATAGATTAACACTCACTCTCCTTTGTTGGGTCTCCCTGTCTCTTTTCTTGCTTTGCCTTTTCCCCCTCCCTTTCTGCTTCTCCTTTTATAACTTTAATTAAAGTGCTTGAGTGGATTTGGGTTGGTTTCTCTACCTCACTGCAACTGGTGCTTGATCGGGCCAATGGGTGAAGAAGCTAAGAAGGTATTCCCATTTCTGATatgtaatcatttattttccCTGCACGTACCGTTTTTCCGTTTCATTTCTCTGTTCTTCTCCTTTTACCAATTTTTAATTGCTCAGGAGGAGCCCAAGACAGAAAGCAAggcagaagagaagaaagaagataaggcagaagagaaaaaggaagaaaagaaagaggaaagtccggaagagaagaaggaagagccAAAGCCATCGTCTCCGGTTGTCCTGTTTGTTGATTTGCATTGCGTAGGATGTGCAAAGAAGATTGAGAGGTCCCTAATGAAAGCCAGAGGttcggtctctctctctttctctctctctctctctctctctctctctaacacacaGAGACACAAGCAGCACATTTAATTAAGTGCATGATTAATTAGTATCAATTAAGTAGTGATAAATTGTTTGGTAATTAATATTGGATGTTTAACAGGAGTTGAAGAAGTTGTGATAGACATGGCACAAAATCATATAACCATAAAGGGAATAGTGGAACCTCAAGCTCTATGCACGAGAATACAGAAAAAGACCAAGAGAAAACCCAAAATCTTATCTCCATTACCTTCAGCTGAGGGAGAACCCCTACCACAAGTTGTCACTTCACAGGTCTTTTAATTACCTTTCCATCaatcttccattgttttttttttttttttttctaataataaataatagggaatatattaattttttgggAGAATTGAAATTCTGATTTGTCTTAATTTTGGTGGTCTTGTAATCAGGTGAGTGGACTAACGACAGTGGAACTGAACGTGAACATGCATTGTGAGGCTTGCGCTGAGCAGCTCAAGACCAAAATACTCAAGATGAGAGGTATATACCATATACTATATAGTTAGTAAGTATTAATTAGTCATATCTGACAGTGTCCTCCCATGTGTTCGGGTCCCACATTAATATGATTGGAGAGGAGAGAATATTGGTATATTTGATAGCGATCGGACTGAGATCTTCTCTAGCTCTCATGCATCGATCATGGAATATGGAATTGAGTGAGTGATGAAATAATGAATGCAGGAATCCAAACGGCGGAGACAGAGCTGGCGAGTGGAAAAGTGAAGGTAACGGGAACCATGGACGCCAACCGTCTGGTGGACTATGTGTACAGAAGGACAAAGAAGCAGGCGCGGATTGTCCCACAACCGGATCCGGAGCCCGTCACTACAGTCgcagagaagaaggaagacagCAATGCTGGAGAAAAGCCGACTGAAGAGGAAGCAGCCAAGAAGAACGATAATAATGATCAGAAGCAAGAGAACGCAGCAGAGAAGAAGGAGGGGGAAGGAGACAAAGCAGCATCATCGGAAGCAGATacgaagaaggagaaaggaggagaagagggagggaatgagaaaaaggaggaaagcaAGGAcgggaaggagaaagaagaggccaccgccaccaccacgaACCTAGCACCCGGGAAGAAGGAATGGGAAGTCGAGGATGAATACTACCACTACAAGATTAACGCGGCTGCTGTAGCCGCCGCCGAGgagatgaggaggaggatgtaTCAGTACTACTACCCTCCTCTCTACGTCATGGAGCGGGTCCCACCCCCTCAGCTCTTCAGCGATGAAAATCCCAACGCTTGTTGCATCTCATGACTCatcagatctctctctctctctctctctctctctctctctcccgtcGGTCGGTGGCAGCAGAGTAATATTtccttgaattaaaaaaaaaatcgaatatGTAAATTTGTTATATTATATGTACTGAGCGGCTGAGCCAATAATAAATTATAGTTAATTACTATCATAAAATGTGTTCTGAAatcagatttttctttcttcttatttaaaatcaaataaaacatgtacTGATGTATTGAAAGCtctgtttatatatatatatatgcgcCTAGCGTTCTTgtccattgatttcttttttatttacttatttttaatattttttttatgaataatatcaaatttattaaaaagaaatggaagaaagtgCAAACCTGAACGTCTCTCTTGATTCATTCTTTAAGTAGTTTACCTAAGAGAATGGGGAAATAGTGGGTTGAGCACTGGTGTAGATACTTTTTACGGGTCAAAACATTAGTTCCAACAAGCAAATCTGGTGGGTATACAAATTATTACTAAATTCCTTTCGTGGTAgataatatcaaatttattcacacgaaaggaaaaaggaagaagctGAAGAAAGCGATATCGTGGGGCAAAAGGGAAATAAGGAATTCATTCCAATTCCATCATATATCAGTTTGGGTAATAAGATACAAGAGCGTGGTCCCAATCATTTTCTTCTGGTCTGCCTAATAGCCCTGACAAGTCACATGAGCAACGTACTATGGAATTGAATCTAGCTCAATCACCTAATTAGTCCATTTGGAAGAAAAAGCTAAAGTTTAAAAATCGAAGTTTTCCATTCCTCAAACTTCATGTGTTGGGGTTTTACGCTGATGAGAGGAGTAATACAATTTTaaatccttaccaaaaaaaaaatataattttacataaaaaataagtAGCCCAATGTGTAAAGTTATAAGTACTTGGACACTTTCTCCTTAATAACTAGCTTTTATAGATGAGTTCTACCTAAATTCCTAACACTATAgtgtcattatcatcatcaaaaaTGGTGGGTGTATGTAGAAAACTAGCTGTCTATAGAAATAGAATAGATATACGTATGTTatgcactttttctttttttaattaaattttttattcaatgaaGTTAGTATAgataaattttcaaatcaagATTTTAAAACTCAAGATCCATCTCAAACAATATTGATTTGGTTAAAAAATAGGACGAATTTTCCTAtattaagaaataaataatttttagattattttacccttataaaaTTTCTCTAACAAACTAGTATCAAATTgataaagatcaaggattaatcTCAGTCAATACTAATTTGATCCAATTTTTTAATTGTGGttggaactctctctctctctctctcttaagtgTACTTCTAAATAGTAATCATGATCTGAAATTATAATTTGATAGAATGATGAACCTCAACGGCCGCCTGATGGTGgaaaattttatccattttctctttttgtaaagATTTAGAAGTAATCTACCATATAAAGTCCATGCATGGATAAGATGAGAGGATTAAAGGGAGTAGGAAGTATACTTTGAATGTATATACTGTTACACATTTGGATGAGGTTACTACCAACATAAAAGATCAAAGTCGGTAAGGCTTTCACCCAAAAACAGTAGAAAGAGATGGAGTCCGGCCTCCTCGTTTCCTTCAATCGAAACCTCGCCCCCCCAAGTGAGtgtgagcgagagagagagagagagagagaggacgacGTGGTGGAGCACATGGTGGGCCCTTACCTTCAGCAGACATGCCTTGTTGGTAGACGGGCACGGCTGCAGCATCTGGTGGGAATGAGAAGTGGGCGGTGGTGGGGCTAGTGCCGCCTCAAAGTTGGTCTGGGCCCTCCACATTTTAACGTGGCAGTGGCGTGGCCATGTCTATTTCGTCGCTTCGCTTTTTATCCGCCCGCAGACAGCATCTCGCATAGACATGTAGAGACGGTGG is a genomic window of Macadamia integrifolia cultivar HAES 741 unplaced genomic scaffold, SCU_Mint_v3 scaffold69, whole genome shotgun sequence containing:
- the LOC122069697 gene encoding heavy metal-associated isoprenylated plant protein 9, whose translation is MGEEAKKEEPKTESKAEEKKEDKAEEKKEEKKEESPEEKKEEPKPSSPVVLFVDLHCVGCAKKIERSLMKARGVEEVVIDMAQNHITIKGIVEPQALCTRIQKKTKRKPKILSPLPSAEGEPLPQVVTSQVSGLTTVELNVNMHCEACAEQLKTKILKMRGIQTAETELASGKVKVTGTMDANRLVDYVYRRTKKQARIVPQPDPEPVTTVAEKKEDSNAGEKPTEEEAAKKNDNNDQKQENAAEKKEGEGDKAASSEADTKKEKGGEEGGNEKKEESKDGKEKEEATATTTNLAPGKKEWEVEDEYYHYKINAAAVAAAEEMRRRMYQYYYPPLYVMERVPPPQLFSDENPNACCIS